One Salminus brasiliensis chromosome 5, fSalBra1.hap2, whole genome shotgun sequence DNA segment encodes these proteins:
- the srcin1b gene encoding SRC kinase signaling inhibitor 1 isoform X3, translating to MLRGEHADYQRQYHTLGSTPRRFSNPDMEALAKLHKSEAERQRGKYPPQHAATLVNTNCSRQQQPHYWSFKARTPRASGGQQSLGDQVGGRAFYASAESLDSMADADLPLGFSRTNRLRQSLPLARSPSQSKLRAPGVLFLQFGDETRRVHITHELTSMETLHALIVHMFPQKLTMGALRSPSTAILIKDEARNVFYELEDPRDVHDRCVIKIYCREPPLRDTPYNAPHHGHHGHITNGDLRRELVYASRESSPTRRLNTMPSSSSPSGSPSRSNSRLSYAGGRPSSYAGGPPPSPQPHPYQHQHQHHVPGQAPHGQPVFCPSPSAILERRDVKPDEELTSASKSVVLLKNEAIYADPYALVHSPQALAYRRGSARSLGPYPAAALHCELEGTLYRPGGPLYADPYAAAGFRTLPPASPQKMLDTRDPYGQQPGRGSPGRQAFRKDGTVFVESPKARSGGPPLDQMCVIGGPGGDGGALPGYATPLPGNETETRERMEAMEKQIASLTGLVQSVLTRAPDSPDKAETASDCSAPETGRFRKRKAMTPSAPLALMPPPLSGVSQPITMSRSQMQLHLSELQHSTAELRRQLTQLRKLQLQNQDSVHALLRQTEADLGLCLIEASRTQEDPLQRQRLLVEEERLRYLNEEELIIQQLHDLERSVEEMKTGAGLNHRLITEQEVEQKSQELRRLGETLTDLKNQFPTLQSKMRVVLRVEVEAVKFLKEEPLRLDALLKRCRNITDTLALLRRQVSEGMWKTPEDFSSSVSSSSDVDFAKSCDLDILTSPSLSSLPDLAATLSGATASLSSALGASLGSTLGGAAGLAGTTTLGSWLASTAAVDSSVPEQDGTSAGAAKGRGLEDLPTRREPDKGVSVEVRLAAERDWEEKRASLTQFSAQDINRLLEETQAELMKAIPDLDFAAKQITKPAVPPKPQLSSLPKPITPSSTPSSTPEHQPGKNPPKPINKDTIQRRESGELTVPRYRTEKPSKSPPPPPPRRSFPSGHGLTTNSSGEVIIVNKSMKKLEKGENCEEPDAQTQSQTPPVKLRRPSTTDGPRPSSTPPVIAASGMKEDEDEEEKIMAELESTSTPPGSAKLGPASAASRLKHLQQSSLERKNRKQREDFPKLQQGQQQVFHF from the exons tACTGGAGTTTTAAG gCGAGGACTCCTCGGGCCAGTGGTGGTCAGCAGTCTCTGGGTGATCAGGTGGGAGGGCGGGCGTTCTACGCCTCTGCAGAGAGTTTAGACAGCATGGCTGACGCCGACCTGCCCCTGGGCTTCAGCCGCACAAACCGCCTCAGACAGAGCCTCCCACTTGCCCGCTCGCCCAGCCAGAGCAAACTCCGAGCACCGG GGGTCCTGTTCCTGCAGTTTGGAGATGAAACAAGGCGTGTTCACATCACACATGAGCTGACCAGCATGGAGACGCTGCATGCTCTCATCGTGCACATGTTCCCACAGAAACTGACTATGGGTGCGTTACGCTCGCCCAGCACAGCCATCCTCATCAAGGACGAGGCACGCAATGTCTTCTATGAGCTGGAGGACCCACGAGACGTTCACGATCGCTGCGTCATAAAGATCTACTGCCGTGAGCCTCCGCTCCGGGACACGCCCTACAACGCACCCCACCATGGGCACCACGGCCATATCACCAATGGAGATCTGCgg AGGGAACTGGTGTATGCCTCGAGGGAGTCTTCTCCGACTCGCCGCCTGAACACCATGCCTTCCTCCTCGTCCCCTTCGGGCTCGCCATCCCGCTCGAACTCGCGGCTCTCTTACGCTGGGGGGCGCCCCTCGTCTTACGCTGGAGGCCCTCCGCCTTCCCCTCAGCCTCACCCCTACCAGCATCAGCACCAGCACCACGTCCCCGGGCAGGCCCCTCACGGGCAGCCCGTGTTCTGCCCCTCGCCCAGTGCTATCCTGGAGCGTCGGGACGTGAAGCCGGATGAGGAGCTGACATCAGCGTCCAAGAGTGTGGTGCTGCTGAAAAATGAGGCCATCTATGCCGACCCATACGCGCTGGTCCACTCACCACAGGCCCTGGCCTACCGCCGTGGCTCTGCGCGCTCGCTGGGACCCTACCCAGCTGCAGCACTGCACTGCGAGCTGGAGGGCACTCTCTACAGGCCAGGAGGTCCCCTCTATGCTGACCCCTATGCAGCCGCAGGATTCCGCACGCTGCCTCCGGCCTCACCGCAGAAAATGCTAGACACGAGGGATCCTTACGGACAGCAGCCAGGCCGAGGGTCACCGGGCAGGCAGGCGTTTAGGAAAGACGGGACAGTGTTTGTAGAGAGTCCCAAAGCCAGGAGCGGGGGGCCACCGCTGGACCAGATGTGTGTAATTGGGGGGCCCGGAGGTGATGGAGGGGCATTGCCGGGGTATGCCACGCCGCTGCCTGGCAACGAAACGGAGACAAG GGAGCGAATGGAGGCAATGGAGAAGCAGATAGCCAGCCTAACCGGTCTTGTCCAGAGTGTTCTTACCCGAGCCCCTGATAGTCC CGACAAGGCTGAAACAGCCAGTGACTGCTCAGCTCCCGAGA CTGGCAGgtttagaaaaagaaaag CCATGACTCCTTCCGCGCCTCTGGCCCTAATGCCGCCGCCACTCAGTGGAGTGTCCCAGCCGATCACCATGTCCCGCTCTCAAATGCAGCTTCACCTGAGCGAactgcagcacagcacagctgagCTCCGAAGGCAGCTGACGCAGTTACGCAAACTACAG ttgCAGAATCAGGATTCAGTACATGCATTgctgagacagacagaggcaGATCTGGGCCTTTGCTTGATTGAAGCCTCACGAACGCAAGAGGACCCCCTCCAACGCCAGCGCCTCCTAGTGGAGGAGGAAAGACTGCGCTATCTTAATGAGGAGGAGCTGATTATACAGCAACTGCA CGATCTGGAGCGATCAGTGGAAGAAATGAAGACTGGAGCGGGGCTGAATCATCGCCTTATAACTGAACAAGAAGTAGAACAGAAAAGTCAGGAGCTCAGGAGACTGGGAGAGACTCTGACTGACCTCAAGA atcagTTCCCGACGCTGCAGAGTAAGATGCGTGTGGTGTTGAGGGTGGAGGTGGAGGCAGTGAAGTTTCTGAAGGAGGAGCCTCTGAGGCTGGATGCACTGCTGAAACGCTGCAGGAACATCACAGACACACTCGCACTGCTGAGGAG gcAGGTGTCAGAAGGCATGTGGAAGACTCCAGAAGACTTCAGTAGCTCAGTGTCCAGCTCCAGTGATGTTGACTTTGCGAAAAGCTGTGATCTGGACATCTTGACCAGTCCCTCTCTGAGCAGCCTGCCCGACCTAGCAGCCACATTATCAG GGGCCACTGCCAGCCTGTCAAGTGCTCTGGGTGCCAGTCTGGGGTCAACTCTAGGTGGCGCTGCAGGTTTAGCAGGCACCACCACCCTGGGGAGCTGGCTGGCCAGCACAGCGGCGGTGGACAGCAGCGTGCCTGAGCAGGACGGCACCTCAGCAGGTGCAGCAAAAGGTCGCGGCCTGGAGGATCTTCCCACGCGAAGAGAGCCGGACAAAGGAGTGTCAGTGGAAGTCCGCCTG gcaGCAGAGCGGGACTGGGAAGAAAAGCGGGCAAGTTTGACCCAGTTCAGTGCCCAGGACATTAATCGTCTCTTGGAGGAGACGCAGGCCGAGCTAATGAAGGCCATTCCCGATCTGGACTTTGCTGCCAAGCAGATAACCAAGCCGGCTGTGCCCCCAAAACCCCAGCTTTCCTCTCTGCCCAAACCCATCaccccctcctccaccccctcctccaCACCTGAACACCAACCTGGAAAAAACCCACCCAAACCCATCAACAAGGACACTATCCAACGGCGGGAATCAG GGGAATTGACGGTGCCGCGGTATCGAACAGAAAAGCCGTCCAAGTCCCCCCCACCTCCACCGCCCCGCCGCAGTTTCCCATCAGGCCACGGGCTCACGACCAACAGCAGTGGAGAAGTTATCATTGTTAACAAGAGCATGAAA AAACTTGAAAAAGGCGAAAACTGTGAGGAGCCGGACGCACAGACTCAGTCTCAGACGCCACCCGTCAAACTCAGGCGACCCTCGACCACAGACGGACCCCGTCCCTCCTCCACGCCGCCGGTTATCGCTGCCTCTGGGATGAAGGAGGATGAGGACGAGGAGGAGAAGATCATGGCAGAGCTTGAG TCGACCAGCACTCCCCCGGGGTCAGCTAAGCTCGGGCCGGCATCTGCGGCGTCCCGTCTGAAGCACCTGCAGCAGAGCAGCCTGGAGCGGAAGAACAGGAAGCAGCGGGAGGACTTCCCCAAACTCCAGCAGGGCCAGCAGCAGGTATTCCACTTCTAA
- the srcin1b gene encoding SRC kinase signaling inhibitor 1 isoform X5: MADADLPLGFSRTNRLRQSLPLARSPSQSKLRAPGVLFLQFGDETRRVHITHELTSMETLHALIVHMFPQKLTMGALRSPSTAILIKDEARNVFYELEDPRDVHDRCVIKIYCREPPLRDTPYNAPHHGHHGHITNGDLRRELVYASRESSPTRRLNTMPSSSSPSGSPSRSNSRLSYAGGRPSSYAGGPPPSPQPHPYQHQHQHHVPGQAPHGQPVFCPSPSAILERRDVKPDEELTSASKSVVLLKNEAIYADPYALVHSPQALAYRRGSARSLGPYPAAALHCELEGTLYRPGGPLYADPYAAAGFRTLPPASPQKMLDTRDPYGQQPGRGSPGRQAFRKDGTVFVESPKARSGGPPLDQMCVIGGPGGDGGALPGYATPLPGNETETRERMEAMEKQIASLTGLVQSVLTRAPDSPDKAETASDCSAPETMTPSAPLALMPPPLSGVSQPITMSRSQMQLHLSELQHSTAELRRQLTQLRKLQLQNQDSVHALLRQTEADLGLCLIEASRTQEDPLQRQRLLVEEERLRYLNEEELIIQQLHDLERSVEEMKTGAGLNHRLITEQEVEQKSQELRRLGETLTDLKNQFPTLQSKMRVVLRVEVEAVKFLKEEPLRLDALLKRCRNITDTLALLRRQVSEGMWKTPEDFSSSVSSSSDVDFAKSCDLDILTSPSLSSLPDLAATLSGTSSLSASLATSANLGTSPNLTNTASIGATASLSSALGASLGSTLGGAAGLAGTTTLGSWLASTAAVDSSVPEQDGTSAGAAKGRGLEDLPTRREPDKGVSVEVRLAAERDWEEKRASLTQFSAQDINRLLEETQAELMKAIPDLDFAAKQITKPAVPPKPQLSSLPKPITPSSTPSSTPEHQPGKNPPKPINKDTIQRRESGELTVPRYRTEKPSKSPPPPPPRRSFPSGHGLTTNSSGEVIIVNKSMKKLEKGENCEEPDAQTQSQTPPVKLRRPSTTDGPRPSSTPPVIAASGMKEDEDEEEKIMAELESTSTPPGSAKLGPASAASRLKHLQQSSLERKNRKQREDFPKLQQGQQQVFHF, translated from the exons ATGGCTGACGCCGACCTGCCCCTGGGCTTCAGCCGCACAAACCGCCTCAGACAGAGCCTCCCACTTGCCCGCTCGCCCAGCCAGAGCAAACTCCGAGCACCGG GGGTCCTGTTCCTGCAGTTTGGAGATGAAACAAGGCGTGTTCACATCACACATGAGCTGACCAGCATGGAGACGCTGCATGCTCTCATCGTGCACATGTTCCCACAGAAACTGACTATGGGTGCGTTACGCTCGCCCAGCACAGCCATCCTCATCAAGGACGAGGCACGCAATGTCTTCTATGAGCTGGAGGACCCACGAGACGTTCACGATCGCTGCGTCATAAAGATCTACTGCCGTGAGCCTCCGCTCCGGGACACGCCCTACAACGCACCCCACCATGGGCACCACGGCCATATCACCAATGGAGATCTGCgg AGGGAACTGGTGTATGCCTCGAGGGAGTCTTCTCCGACTCGCCGCCTGAACACCATGCCTTCCTCCTCGTCCCCTTCGGGCTCGCCATCCCGCTCGAACTCGCGGCTCTCTTACGCTGGGGGGCGCCCCTCGTCTTACGCTGGAGGCCCTCCGCCTTCCCCTCAGCCTCACCCCTACCAGCATCAGCACCAGCACCACGTCCCCGGGCAGGCCCCTCACGGGCAGCCCGTGTTCTGCCCCTCGCCCAGTGCTATCCTGGAGCGTCGGGACGTGAAGCCGGATGAGGAGCTGACATCAGCGTCCAAGAGTGTGGTGCTGCTGAAAAATGAGGCCATCTATGCCGACCCATACGCGCTGGTCCACTCACCACAGGCCCTGGCCTACCGCCGTGGCTCTGCGCGCTCGCTGGGACCCTACCCAGCTGCAGCACTGCACTGCGAGCTGGAGGGCACTCTCTACAGGCCAGGAGGTCCCCTCTATGCTGACCCCTATGCAGCCGCAGGATTCCGCACGCTGCCTCCGGCCTCACCGCAGAAAATGCTAGACACGAGGGATCCTTACGGACAGCAGCCAGGCCGAGGGTCACCGGGCAGGCAGGCGTTTAGGAAAGACGGGACAGTGTTTGTAGAGAGTCCCAAAGCCAGGAGCGGGGGGCCACCGCTGGACCAGATGTGTGTAATTGGGGGGCCCGGAGGTGATGGAGGGGCATTGCCGGGGTATGCCACGCCGCTGCCTGGCAACGAAACGGAGACAAG GGAGCGAATGGAGGCAATGGAGAAGCAGATAGCCAGCCTAACCGGTCTTGTCCAGAGTGTTCTTACCCGAGCCCCTGATAGTCC CGACAAGGCTGAAACAGCCAGTGACTGCTCAGCTCCCGAGA CCATGACTCCTTCCGCGCCTCTGGCCCTAATGCCGCCGCCACTCAGTGGAGTGTCCCAGCCGATCACCATGTCCCGCTCTCAAATGCAGCTTCACCTGAGCGAactgcagcacagcacagctgagCTCCGAAGGCAGCTGACGCAGTTACGCAAACTACAG ttgCAGAATCAGGATTCAGTACATGCATTgctgagacagacagaggcaGATCTGGGCCTTTGCTTGATTGAAGCCTCACGAACGCAAGAGGACCCCCTCCAACGCCAGCGCCTCCTAGTGGAGGAGGAAAGACTGCGCTATCTTAATGAGGAGGAGCTGATTATACAGCAACTGCA CGATCTGGAGCGATCAGTGGAAGAAATGAAGACTGGAGCGGGGCTGAATCATCGCCTTATAACTGAACAAGAAGTAGAACAGAAAAGTCAGGAGCTCAGGAGACTGGGAGAGACTCTGACTGACCTCAAGA atcagTTCCCGACGCTGCAGAGTAAGATGCGTGTGGTGTTGAGGGTGGAGGTGGAGGCAGTGAAGTTTCTGAAGGAGGAGCCTCTGAGGCTGGATGCACTGCTGAAACGCTGCAGGAACATCACAGACACACTCGCACTGCTGAGGAG gcAGGTGTCAGAAGGCATGTGGAAGACTCCAGAAGACTTCAGTAGCTCAGTGTCCAGCTCCAGTGATGTTGACTTTGCGAAAAGCTGTGATCTGGACATCTTGACCAGTCCCTCTCTGAGCAGCCTGCCCGACCTAGCAGCCACATTATCAGGCACGAGCAGTCTCTCCGCCTCCTTGGCGACCAGTGCCAACCTGGGGACTAGTCCCAACCTCACCAACACTGCCAGCATAG GGGCCACTGCCAGCCTGTCAAGTGCTCTGGGTGCCAGTCTGGGGTCAACTCTAGGTGGCGCTGCAGGTTTAGCAGGCACCACCACCCTGGGGAGCTGGCTGGCCAGCACAGCGGCGGTGGACAGCAGCGTGCCTGAGCAGGACGGCACCTCAGCAGGTGCAGCAAAAGGTCGCGGCCTGGAGGATCTTCCCACGCGAAGAGAGCCGGACAAAGGAGTGTCAGTGGAAGTCCGCCTG gcaGCAGAGCGGGACTGGGAAGAAAAGCGGGCAAGTTTGACCCAGTTCAGTGCCCAGGACATTAATCGTCTCTTGGAGGAGACGCAGGCCGAGCTAATGAAGGCCATTCCCGATCTGGACTTTGCTGCCAAGCAGATAACCAAGCCGGCTGTGCCCCCAAAACCCCAGCTTTCCTCTCTGCCCAAACCCATCaccccctcctccaccccctcctccaCACCTGAACACCAACCTGGAAAAAACCCACCCAAACCCATCAACAAGGACACTATCCAACGGCGGGAATCAG GGGAATTGACGGTGCCGCGGTATCGAACAGAAAAGCCGTCCAAGTCCCCCCCACCTCCACCGCCCCGCCGCAGTTTCCCATCAGGCCACGGGCTCACGACCAACAGCAGTGGAGAAGTTATCATTGTTAACAAGAGCATGAAA AAACTTGAAAAAGGCGAAAACTGTGAGGAGCCGGACGCACAGACTCAGTCTCAGACGCCACCCGTCAAACTCAGGCGACCCTCGACCACAGACGGACCCCGTCCCTCCTCCACGCCGCCGGTTATCGCTGCCTCTGGGATGAAGGAGGATGAGGACGAGGAGGAGAAGATCATGGCAGAGCTTGAG TCGACCAGCACTCCCCCGGGGTCAGCTAAGCTCGGGCCGGCATCTGCGGCGTCCCGTCTGAAGCACCTGCAGCAGAGCAGCCTGGAGCGGAAGAACAGGAAGCAGCGGGAGGACTTCCCCAAACTCCAGCAGGGCCAGCAGCAGGTATTCCACTTCTAA